The window CTCGCCCGTTCGCCGATCAAGCGGCTCATCGAGCCGGAGGAGGTGGCGGCGGCGGTCCTCTGGCTCTGCGGCCCCCACACCGGTTACGTCACCGGCACCTCGATCTCCCTGGACGGCGGTTGGGGCGCGAACTGAGCGCGGCGACCGTGGCCGGCCGCGCCGCCCGGGTCGTGTCGGGACCCCGCGCGTGGGCCCGACACGCCAAACGGACCCTCGGATCTCGGGGTCCGGGGGTCCGTTCTCGCGCCATCATGTGTCATGGCCACTCGCCCGGTCGGGACTCCCGCCGGACCGGCTGCGATTCTCACCCCTTCGGCCACCCCACGGCGGCCCGGCCGCGCCCGGCGGACGCCCCGAACAGGACTGGACGCTTCCGCATGGTGCACGTACTCGGCAGCAGGATCCTCCTGACACCCACGGATCCCGAACGGTCCCGCGCCTTCTACGGCGAGGCCCTGGGGCTCGCCGTCCACCGCGAGTTCGGCACCGGACCCGAGCGGGGGACCGTCTACTTCCTGGGCGGCGGCTTCCTGGAGCTCTCGGGTCGCGCCGACACCCCGCCGGCGCCCGGGCTGCGCCTGTGGCTCCAGGTCGCGGACGCGCAGGAGGCCCACGAGGAGCTGCTCGGGCGGGGCGTCGAGGTGCTGCGTCCGCCGCTGCGCGAGCCGTGGGGCCTGATCGAGATGTGGATCGCGGATCCGGACGGCGTGCGGATCGCCGTGGTGGAGGTGCCCGCCGACCATCCGCTGCGGTTCCGCCCCTGAGGCTCCCCGCCCGAGTACGCCGCCGGCGCCGTCACCTCTGCGCCGGCACACCGCCCGGGGCCGACGGCGACGGCGCACCCTCGGCCCTGTCGTCGAAGTTCCGCCCGGCGGTGTCCCCGGCGTCGGCCCGAAGGCGCCGCGTGGCCCGGGGGCCGCTCGCGCGCGCGTGCCGGATCGCGGGGACCAGGCGCAGCTCGGTCGCCAGGGTGAACAGGTCCCCGGCCTGGCCCCGCAGCCCGAGGATCACCAGGTCGCCGCCGTGCCGCTCGGCACGGGCGTGCAGCCGGACGAGGAACCGCAGGCCCGCGAGGTCCATGAACGTGACCCCGGCCAGGTCCAGGACCACCGCGACCGGGGCCGGCAGGGCGCCCGTGATCCGGTCGAGGCCTTCCAGGGCCCCGAGGTCGATCTCACCGCAGGCCGTGATGACCACGGTGGCGCCGGCGAGGACGGCGGTGACCTCGAAGGCGTAGCCCTTGGCGGCCGCCCGCGCGGCGGCCGGCGAACCGGTGTCGCGCGGGGGGTCCGCCCGGTGTCGCGCGGGACCTGACGGCCGTCCCGGAACCACTGTGCGACGAGCATGTCGTAGATCGGCGTGTCCCCCGACGGCCCTCCGGTCTGCCGGAGCGGCGCGGGCGACCGGACGGACGTGGTTGCCGCGGGGCGCGTGGGCGTCATACCGGGGTGAACGATCCTTCCCGAGGGGAGGTCGCGCCGCGTTATCAGGCTGTGTCCCGGCGCGCGTCACCCTCGGCCGCCCCGGTCACCGGATCGTGGGCGTGGTGAGCCGCCCTCTCGTGGGAGCCGCGGGCGGCGCACGGAACCCGCTGGGGACGCCTCCCACGCCCTCCGCGTCCTCACGGGGCGGCGCAGCGTCCACCTGGCGCTGCGGGCGGCGCAGGGCGGGTCTCGGCCGACCCCGACCCGGCTCACCCGTTCGGCCCCTGAGCCGGCCGGGAGGATCACCCGCGGGGCGACCCGTACGGCGGCCGGGCCTGCGAGAGGCTCGGCCGCGGGCGGGGATCACGCGACGCGTCTGGCCCAGTGGAGGGGAACCTCGGCTCCTCCACCTGCGCGTACCGTCTCGACCACAGCCTGATGGAGGTCCCGGCTCTCTCCTTCCGAGATGCACTCCACCGGGCTGCCGGACAGGGTGAACCAGTCCGACGAACCGCTGTACTGAACCGCCACCTGTGCCAGTGCACCCGTCCAGGTCGTGTGCACGGTCAGGTTCCCGGAGATGACGCCCACCTCGGTGGTGCGGACACCGCCGGCCTCCGGGTAGATCCCCGTGGTCGTCCATGAAGCCCAGGCCATTCGGCATCCACCTCCTTCCTGCAGCGATCGGCGAGACGCAGGAGGCGTGATACGGGGCCCGCGCGCCGGCCGGCATTAGTCGCCACCGGCGCCCCCGCTCAAACCTCCTCCACCTCATTTCCCTTCTCTTGGTCTACCCCCATTGGCCCCATCGCTCACAGGGGGCTCTCATGGAAACCACGCCGGTCCCGCTGCCCGCGTCGAGCACGGAAGGGTACGCCCATGTACGAAATGCGCGCCGAGTCCACCTCCGACCGCCACCAACTGTTGTGGCACGTGATCGCGAAGGAAGCGACCCTCAACACCCTGTGCGGCTTCCAGCTCGGCCCTGACCAGGCCGCGAAGTCGATGACCGAGTCCGGATCGGAGCGGTACTGCGCTCCCTGCATGGACGCCTTCGGCAAGGCCGTGCACACCTCCACGAAGCCCCTGTCCCCCACGAGCGCGGGCGACTGAGCCCGGCCGGACCGCGCGCACCGGGGGCCGACTCCGGTGCACGCGGTCAGTCGGCGTCGGGACACTGGCCCTGTTCGAAGTACGCCATCAGCCCGGGGTCGAGCGGGGGGACCCGTCGCGGGGTGCCCCCGTCCCGCAGTGAGGTGGTCGCGAGGCAGCCCGCGGCGACCGCCATGCGGGCCGCGACGGGCGAGGTGTCGGTGGCTCCCCCGTGGCGGACGAAGCGCAGGAACTCGTCGACCAGGAGCGGATCGGCGCCACCGTGTCCGCCGCCCGAGGCGGCGGGGATGGCGTGGGAGGCGTCCGGAGCGGCCCGGTAGCCGGACCGCCGACCGTTCCAGACCCGTACCTCGCCGCCCGGCCCGTCGCCGAAGTTCTCCAGCCGGCCGGCGTCCCCGATGACCGTGTAGTTGCGCCAGTAGTCGGGCGTGAAGTGGCACTGCTGGTAGGCGGCCAGGACCCCGTTGGCGAGCCTCAGGTTCAGCAGCGAGACGTCCTCCACGTCGATGACCGGATTGAGGCCCCGCTGGGTGTGCGGCGGCCAGTGCCCGTCCTCGGTGTACCAGTCCTCGTGCTTGGGTTCGCCGTGGGCGCGGCGGTGCGGGTTCTCCCCGTAGACCATCAGGTCACCCATCGCCTGCACGTCACGGGTGTAGGAGCCGGCGAGCCAGTGCAGGACGTCGATGTCGTGCGCGGCCTTCTGGAGCAACAGGCCGGTGGTGTAACGGCGTTCGGCGTGCCAGTCCTTGAAGTACCAGTCGCCGCCGAAGCCCACGAAGTGGCGGACCCAGATCGTCCTGACGCGGCCGACGGCGCCGCGCTCGATGAGTCCCCGCATCAGCCGCACCACGGGCATGTGCCGCATGTTGTGGCCGACGTACAGGCGCGTGCCCGTCTCCCGGGCGGTGCGCAGGATCGTGTCGCAGGCGGCCACGGAGATGTCGAGGGGCTTCTCGACGAACACCGGTGTGCGGGCCCTGAGGGTCCGACAGGCCAGGTCGGCGTGCGTGTGGTCGGGGGTGAGGACGAGGACGGCGTCGATGCCGGGGTCCTCGATCACCTCGACGTGGTCGGCGGTGACGCGCGCGTCCGGGAAGGCGGCCGCCGCCGCGGCGCGG of the Streptomyces sp. NBC_01426 genome contains:
- a CDS encoding VOC family protein yields the protein MVHVLGSRILLTPTDPERSRAFYGEALGLAVHREFGTGPERGTVYFLGGGFLELSGRADTPPAPGLRLWLQVADAQEAHEELLGRGVEVLRPPLREPWGLIEMWIADPDGVRIAVVEVPADHPLRFRP
- a CDS encoding STAS domain-containing protein, encoding MVPGRPSGPARHRADPPRDTGSPAAARAAAKGYAFEVTAVLAGATVVITACGEIDLGALEGLDRITGALPAPVAVVLDLAGVTFMDLAGLRFLVRLHARAERHGGDLVILGLRGQAGDLFTLATELRLVPAIRHARASGPRATRRLRADAGDTAGRNFDDRAEGAPSPSAPGGVPAQR
- a CDS encoding Gfo/Idh/MocA family protein, producing the protein MTDIRIGVLGYGLRGSLARTAHRPGRGAAVTAVADPDPRARAAAAAAFPDARVTADHVEVIEDPGIDAVLVLTPDHTHADLACRTLRARTPVFVEKPLDISVAACDTILRTARETGTRLYVGHNMRHMPVVRLMRGLIERGAVGRVRTIWVRHFVGFGGDWYFKDWHAERRYTTGLLLQKAAHDIDVLHWLAGSYTRDVQAMGDLMVYGENPHRRAHGEPKHEDWYTEDGHWPPHTQRGLNPVIDVEDVSLLNLRLANGVLAAYQQCHFTPDYWRNYTVIGDAGRLENFGDGPGGEVRVWNGRRSGYRAAPDASHAIPAASGGGHGGADPLLVDEFLRFVRHGGATDTSPVAARMAVAAGCLATTSLRDGGTPRRVPPLDPGLMAYFEQGQCPDAD